A genomic segment from Pangasianodon hypophthalmus isolate fPanHyp1 chromosome 25, fPanHyp1.pri, whole genome shotgun sequence encodes:
- the igf2a gene encoding insulin-like growth factor 2a — protein MEEQKVRADHSVCRSCRRAERHTTMMTSSCRLLLFTVALSLYSSQVSAETLCGGELVDTLQFVCGDRGFYFSRPYRSNGRRPHRGIVEECCFRSCDLHLLEQYCAKPAKSERDTTTLQVVPVLQTLHKDSTRKPLNVRFSRYELWQRTAAQRLRRGIPPILRSRKFKRLAEKIQDQEQPDFHRPLMTVSNRSPQIPHASRASLSISEAKTAEI, from the exons ATGGAGGAGCAGAAAGTCAGAGCAGATCATTCAGTGTGCAGATCTTGCAGAAGAGCCGAGAGACACACAACAATG aTGACTTCTTCCTGTAGACTTTTGCTTTTCACGGTGGCATTGTCACTGTATTCATCTCAAGTCTCGGCAGAGACGCTCTGCGGTGGGGAGCTAGTGGACACTCTGCAGTTCGTGTGTGGAGACAGAGGCTTTTATTTCA GCCGGCCGTACAGATCAAATGGCCGCCGTCCTCACCGAGGAATAGTGGAGGAATGCTGTTTTCGGAGCTGTGATTTGCATCTCCTCGAGCAGTATTGTGCAAAGCCTGCAAAGTCTGAGAGAGACACCACTACGCTGCAGGTCGTCCCAGTGTTACAAACTCTTCACAAG GATAGCACAAGGAAGCCTCTTAATGTGAGGTTTTCCAGATATGAGCTGTGGCAACGGACAGCTGCTCAAAGGCTGAGGAGAGGAATCCCTCCCATCCTCCGCTCCAGAAAGTTCAAGAGGCTTGCAGAGAAAATCCAAGACCAGGAGCAGCCCGACTTTCACCGGCCCCTGATGACTGTGTCCAACAGAAGCCCTCAAATCCCCCACGCCTCCAGAGCCTCGCTGTCCATAAGTGAAGCAAAAACTGCCGAGATTTAA